In Candidatus Eisenbacteria bacterium, the genomic stretch TTGATCCGGGCGACATTGACTATGTCATCTCAGGCCACGCTGAGATGGACCATTCGGGGTGCCTGCCGGAGATAATAGAAATCGCAAAGCCCGAAAAGGTATTTGCATCCACGAAAGGGGTCAAAGCTCTTGGGGAGCATTTTCATACAGCGTACGAAATCACACCGGTCAAGGATGGGGAAACCATGAGTCTCGGAAACATGACCCTGCGGTTCATTGAGACGCCCATGCTTCACTGGCCGGAGAGCATGTTCACCTATCTCGCGGATGAGCAAGTGCTGTTTTCTCAGGATGCCTTTGGCATGCACCTCGCATCTTCCGAGATGTTCGATGACCTGATAGCCGAGGACGTTCTCAGGTACGAAGCTTCGAAGTACTACGCCAACATCCTTCTGCTCTATTCCCCACTTGTCACCAAACTTCTGGAGAACGTGAAGGGTCTGGGTCTTCCGATTAGAACGATTGCCGCGGCCCACGGCCCGGTTTGGCGAAAAGACTTGAAGAGGATTCTGGACTGGTATTCCAAGTGGGCTGCTCAGTCCTTCACAAACAAAGCGGTGATAGTCTATGACACAATGTGGGGAAGCACAGCGCTAATGGCGCGTGCAATCGGTGACGGACTCGCGTCCGAGGGAGTAAGCGTGAAGACATTGCCGCTGGGCGCAAGCGACCGGAGTGAAGTCGCCCTGGAGCTATTGGATGCAGGAGCATTTCTGGTGGGCACATCCACCCTCAACAATCAGATGCTTCCAAGAATTGCCGATGTACTCACTTACCTCAAGGGGCTGAGGCCTCAAAACCTCATTGGCGTTGCCTTCGGTTCTTTCGGATGGGGAGGTGAAGCGGTCAAGCAGGTGAGCGACATCCTCAAAGAGATGAAAGTCGAAGTGATTGGCGAAGGAATCAAGGCGCGTTTCGTCCCGGATAACGAAGCGCTCATGAAATGCCATGAGTTCGGAGCCCAGATGGCCCGGGAGCTCGAAGCCCGGTGCAACATAAAGACTTAAGCAGAGTTACAGCGGCAAGGAAGACCTGTCCTGTCTCACAAATCCTCTGTCTCCTGTGAGCCAACCCTCTTTTGAAGGAGGATTCTATCCCTCAAGACCAGAGTCCGGTTTTCAGCTTTAAGTAGTCCGGTTTTGAATTTTAACTGACAGCCTCCCGGCGACACTTGACAGTCGCGAACAAAACTTGGAATAATACACAGTCTTAAGAGGTTGGACGAAGCAGAAAGGAGGTGTTTTCTGAATGAAATGGAGATGTGGTGTATGCGGATTCATTTACGATGGGAATGAAGCGCCGGAGAAATGTCCCAAGTGCGGCGCGCCGAAGGAGAAATTCGCTAAGCTGACAGCAGATGAGGCAAAACTCATAGATCGTTCAAGACTCACAAACTCGCTGCACATGAAGCTTGCATCTTTTCTTGAACACGTGTCGGAGATCAGCAAGAAGGGTATTGACGATGCTCTGGATCCACCCTGTATAGCGCTTTTCACTGCCGCGTCTCAACATGCGCATACGATATCC encodes the following:
- a CDS encoding rubredoxin; the protein is MKWRCGVCGFIYDGNEAPEKCPKCGAPKEKFAKLTADEAKLIDRSRLTNSLHMKLASFLEHVSEISKKGIDDALDPPCIALFTAASQHAHTISQMVKAEIQSHISKGKWG
- a CDS encoding FprA family A-type flavoprotein is translated as MTRETQPFNALKISDRIYWVGAIDWALRDFHGYSTNRGSTYNSYLILADKITLIDTVKKPFKDEFLSRIKSVVDPGDIDYVISGHAEMDHSGCLPEIIEIAKPEKVFASTKGVKALGEHFHTAYEITPVKDGETMSLGNMTLRFIETPMLHWPESMFTYLADEQVLFSQDAFGMHLASSEMFDDLIAEDVLRYEASKYYANILLLYSPLVTKLLENVKGLGLPIRTIAAAHGPVWRKDLKRILDWYSKWAAQSFTNKAVIVYDTMWGSTALMARAIGDGLASEGVSVKTLPLGASDRSEVALELLDAGAFLVGTSTLNNQMLPRIADVLTYLKGLRPQNLIGVAFGSFGWGGEAVKQVSDILKEMKVEVIGEGIKARFVPDNEALMKCHEFGAQMARELEARCNIKT